Genomic window (Macadamia integrifolia cultivar HAES 741 unplaced genomic scaffold, SCU_Mint_v3 scaffold2893, whole genome shotgun sequence):
TGCAGCATCCATGTGACTAAGGAATGTTCTTTTCCCATTTCGAAAGAACTCATGACATCTTAATTATGAGGTGTTGATGTTTAGTGTTTACCAACTGAGCAACCCCCTTGGCTTAATATTGTTCCAGTTTAGATTTGCAGCAATCACAATGTTAGAGCTTGTCATAGGCTTTTACCCTCAAGCTTTCCTCTTGATAGCCAGTCCTGCCAGCATTATCTCCTCTGATGATCTATTGTACCAGGGCTTAAAAGCATAGAACCAGGATTCCCATAAGTCCTGGCAGAATGAATCTGTCTCTATTGACCTCTGAATCGGCATATAGGGTATTATAGGTTGGGCCTGTTCAGTTGCGGTTTGACCTCATCAGTTCCTATCAATTTGTGGACCCCCACTACTTCCTCCTCTTTAGGTAATTGGGCCTTATAAACCAAGACATGGATACATTTCTATTTGATCAGTTGATGATCAGCCCATATCGGACTCAAAGTAATCGGGTTATAATCATCATgctttaaatgggctaattgACTAATTAAGCCATAAACGAGCCATAAACAAGATTAAACTAGACTAAATGGGCTTAAACAGGCTACGGGCTAACCAGCCCACAACAAAGGCCAATACAGATTTCTCTGCTGATGCAACATGACTGCAATTTTTGCGATTAAATTTGTATCTTGGTCTTGATTCGGTGAAATTGAAATGATCGAAATTAACGAATTTTTGacaaaaacaaagaattttTTCTGAGTTTCGCTTGATCATTTCAGGGAGTAACGTCGAAGCAACATAAATTTGGACAAAACAGTGTATTTTTATGACCAAAATTTTCTACTTCTACTTTGTATCTTGTTTCGTCTCGGGCATGTCCAAACTGGCAAAATTTCACTAACAGAAATTTTGAACTATGCTTCTTTGAGAACAAGTCATTCCGTCGGGTTTTGTTTTCGAACTTCTTCCAAGAAAGATAGACCATGCAGGGCagagaccctttttttttttgctagaaaggatcaaattatattaaaaagaagaaaacatcaaATACATCAGAGAACCACCTAAACTGAAATAATCAACCCCAAGACTGATAGGACCAatccccaccttcagcattgccattagcaaggAAGCCCACACAAATCATTGGAATCTGAATCTCGGTCTAGTCATTGCATCAATGGCCAAGTCTTCCCTAATATGACTAGGAAGGGAAACCATCTCATTCGAGGATCTTGATTTTGCTGCACTTTTGGCTGGGAAGTCCGCAATTGGATTTGAATGCGAGATCTTTCAGCTTATTGATTTTGCTGCACTTTTGAAGAGACCGCCTTTTAGTTGGAAAATAAGAAGGGTATGTTCAAGTAATCCTCCAAGTGTAAAGTGGGTGGGTTCTCTCTTCTTAAGGACCATTGAAGATGTATTCTCTCATTAGGAAAGAGCTTCACTATTCTCTTTGTTTGTACTGGAGAGCCTAGAAGAGCTTTGAAGTATGTTCAGCACTGTTCTCTTTTGCACAAATGATGCGGGGATATACTAAAATTGTGATACTCATCAGTTTCACAGCAACAAATCATGCACGAACTCAGCAAAACTGTAACTTATGTTGTCTTGGGGATTGAAACTTGGGAGTTCTACTCTCCATTTCCACGTCCATCTTTGACAACCTGGATCATGTTTCCTATACCCAAATTTGTAACAGAAGTTTTGGTAGCGAACTAGAATACAGAATTCACAAAATGAATACATATCATGAAGAGAATCAATAACTATAATCTCACCCAAATTGAAATCCTACCAAAGTCTTTTTCTCTCTACCAGTAAAATCTTCCTTTGCTCATTGCCGGCTCGATAACCCCTGCTTCTAAGTTCTTGTGGATGGTTTCCCTGGAAAGGTCTAACCCCATACTGCAATATAAAAATGAAGGTTGAAAAATTAAGTAGATCAAAGCAATCAATAATATGGGAAGAGTGATTCAGTAGAACATGACCCCAttgagttgggataaggctttggttgttgttgtagtGACTGGATAGAACACACATCTTACTATTCAAATGTAGGGGAGGGAAGTAATTATACTTTTCAAATGTaaaatctatttttcttttcaaatccaaGGGATTTGGTTGGAAAGTAAAACTtttaaaaaccagatttggaatatTTTGGAGTGAGTTATACAGAATCATTAATGGTAATTATTATAAAAAGTTTCTTAAGAATAACACATATTATCTTAATTATCTTAAAAAGTATTACAATAAGAGATAACAGATACTAAATGTGCAAGTGCTTTTAATTCCCTTATTTAGTACTTGGAAAACAATGGTGCTATTACCTTATCCAGTAATTtcatgcttttcttttcttgtggcTACTGTCCAACTATAGTCACAAAGTATGTGTAACTCAAAGCTACAGAATTTTTAGAGAGCAGATGGAAGAATGTGTATATTTAGCTAAGTCCCATTGATCCCACCAAATCTATAAAACACAAAGTGGACAATCATGCATGATATAGGCAGTACGGAACATCGCACACCCACCATACTGAGTCATCGAGGGTCAACTTCCCAGTACAAAATCCACCCTCTGGCTTAAGCAAGTGGTCTAAACAGAGTCAAGAAAATGGAATAGGAAATAAACTGAGAAGACAAGAATACCCAAAGTTTTGCAACCAACTCAGTTGCATCCTTTGCAGCGTTCGCTGAAGAGTTAGAGGCAATTTTCAATACTTTGTTTTGCTACTTCCCACT
Coding sequences:
- the LOC122067415 gene encoding uncharacterized protein LOC122067415, with product MEERVADDDVILIKGTKPQLQLELSSSLQTMEVLRPMLSHLGMGLDLSRETIHKNLEAGVIEPAMSKGRFYWKHDPGCQRWTWKWRVELPSFNPQDNISYSFAEFVHDLLL